A single region of the Campylobacteraceae bacterium genome encodes:
- a CDS encoding YaeQ family protein: MAANAIIHKALLNIANMDQHYYCEHNLTLAQHPSENNLRLMIRLIAFVLNANEELMFCKGISEDDEPDLWEKSLGGDIKMWIDVGQPDLKRIKKACGRSEKVIVYTFKESLSLPWFKQIENSLIRFKNLQIIYLNIDGDIESLNSRSMNIQCNILDNELTLIDDDKSVIIAQDIYK, translated from the coding sequence ATGGCCGCTAATGCGATTATTCACAAAGCTTTACTAAATATTGCAAACATGGATCAACACTATTATTGCGAACATAATTTAACACTGGCACAGCATCCGTCAGAAAATAATTTACGACTAATGATTAGACTGATTGCTTTTGTATTAAATGCAAATGAGGAACTGATGTTTTGTAAAGGAATATCGGAAGATGATGAGCCTGATTTATGGGAAAAATCATTGGGTGGGGATATTAAGATGTGGATAGATGTGGGACAACCAGATCTTAAGCGTATAAAAAAAGCATGTGGACGATCTGAGAAAGTAATAGTGTATACATTTAAAGAAAGTCTAAGCCTGCCTTGGTTTAAACAAATAGAAAATTCTCTTATTCGTTTTAAAAATCTTCAAATAATATATCTGAATATTGATGGGGATATAGAGTCACTAAACAGTCGTTCTATGAATATACAGTGTAATATACTGGATAATGAACTTACTCTTATTGATGATGATAAGAGTGTAATAATCGCCCAAGATATTTATAAATAA
- a CDS encoding class I SAM-dependent methyltransferase encodes MEEFDFEAYKQMVKEHQDKDEPTSWCDSIYKDAQGDYTKVFWADLESNPYLLQYLKKNRTKDKKAIVIGCGVGDDAKSLSDAGYEVTAFDISPSAIDLCKKRYPHSKINFLVADLFSYPKNWRENYDLVYECNTIQILAGKYRILAREKISSLLNKGGNAVISCRSRLLGKQENDIPKPLDKKEMNEFIYKDKLKELIFTDYYDNQEPSVWHFFAVYQK; translated from the coding sequence ATGGAAGAATTTGATTTTGAAGCATACAAACAAATGGTAAAAGAGCATCAAGACAAGGATGAACCAACATCTTGGTGTGATTCTATTTATAAAGATGCACAAGGAGATTATACTAAGGTATTTTGGGCAGATTTAGAATCCAATCCTTATTTGCTTCAATATTTAAAAAAGAATAGAACAAAAGATAAAAAAGCTATAGTAATTGGTTGTGGTGTTGGAGATGATGCAAAATCCTTAAGTGATGCAGGCTATGAAGTAACTGCATTTGATATTTCACCCTCTGCTATTGACTTGTGTAAAAAAAGGTATCCCCATTCAAAAATAAATTTTTTAGTGGCGGATTTATTTTCATACCCCAAGAATTGGAGAGAAAACTATGATTTAGTTTATGAATGTAATACCATTCAAATATTAGCTGGAAAATACAGAATATTAGCCAGAGAAAAAATATCTTCTTTATTAAATAAAGGTGGAAACGCGGTAATATCTTGTAGAAGCAGACTTCTAGGAAAACAAGAAAATGACATCCCAAAACCATTAGACAAAAAAGAAATGAATGAATTTATTTACAAGGATAAATTAAAAGAATTGATTTTTACTGATTATTATGACAATCAAGAACCTTCTGTTTGGCATTTTTTTGCTGTTTACCAAAAGTAA
- a CDS encoding VCBS repeat-containing protein: protein MQKFIIILFFTLSLNANIISSDFPSSLVTNNFAKTGIYEAWYDGATSRYDHGVLGDEIEASILRFKIKNKDGIYSASLTLDKSLVFEDINPRLKDINNDGNLEIIVIQSHQNLGARIVVYKLNHENKLEEFVSTPFIGKRYRWLAISAIADINKDGFMDIVYIDRPHLANILRVWTYKNNDFYELASIRGLSNHRIGNNFISGGIKSCKGEIEIITANGDWSHIMSTKFIEKKLQSVKVAPFKNTDDFNTILSCK, encoded by the coding sequence ATGCAAAAATTTATAATTATTTTATTTTTTACTTTATCTCTAAATGCTAATATTATTTCCAGTGATTTTCCAAGCTCTTTGGTAACGAATAATTTTGCCAAAACTGGTATTTATGAAGCTTGGTATGATGGAGCTACAAGTAGATATGATCATGGCGTATTAGGGGATGAAATTGAGGCTTCTATTTTGAGGTTTAAGATAAAAAATAAAGATGGTATTTATTCTGCTAGCCTTACATTAGATAAATCGCTTGTATTTGAAGACATAAACCCCAGACTTAAGGATATAAATAATGACGGGAATTTGGAGATTATTGTTATTCAAAGTCATCAAAATTTAGGTGCTAGAATTGTTGTTTATAAATTAAATCACGAAAATAAACTCGAAGAATTTGTTAGTACACCTTTTATAGGCAAACGATATAGGTGGCTTGCGATTAGTGCTATTGCAGATATAAATAAAGATGGTTTTATGGATATTGTTTATATTGATAGACCACATTTAGCCAATATATTAAGAGTTTGGACCTATAAAAACAATGATTTTTATGAATTGGCAAGTATAAGAGGCTTAAGTAATCATCGTATTGGAAATAATTTTATTTCAGGTGGTATAAAAAGTTGTAAGGGTGAAATAGAAATAATTACAGCCAATGGTGATTGGAGTCATATTATGAGCACAAAGTTTATTGAAAAAAAACTTCAAAGTGTAAAAGTAGCACCATTCAAGAATACAGATGATTTTAATACAATATTGTCTTGTAAATAA
- a CDS encoding SDR family oxidoreductase, with product MTFKNKKILITGASPDFGQTLAILFAKLGAELFLSARSIEKANDTAKQIIKLVPSAKIHTFKANVSKPKDIVNFALEVTKITSKIDILINNASFWLEGKIEDVSDEDIMETINSTASGSILITKHFLPLIKESSCPDIVFINSLASLENFFSVNANEAFCAAKAAQSTFADRLRQRLKGSGIRIISIYPPNFDNTSPLNEEEWKEKRNHTDLRYLSARNIFECLEFALLQDRICSLDKIILSNNNTSSTNT from the coding sequence ATGACTTTTAAAAATAAAAAAATACTAATTACAGGTGCAAGTCCAGATTTTGGTCAAACACTAGCAATCTTATTCGCTAAATTAGGAGCTGAGTTATTTTTATCAGCTAGAAGCATTGAAAAAGCAAATGATACTGCTAAACAAATTATAAAGCTTGTACCAAGTGCCAAAATACACACTTTTAAAGCAAATGTATCAAAACCTAAGGATATAGTAAACTTTGCTTTAGAAGTTACAAAGATTACTTCTAAAATAGATATTCTCATTAATAATGCATCTTTTTGGTTAGAAGGAAAGATAGAGGATGTAAGTGATGAAGATATTATGGAAACAATTAACTCAACCGCAAGTGGTAGTATTTTAATTACAAAACATTTTTTACCCTTAATAAAAGAGTCTTCATGTCCTGATATTGTTTTTATTAATAGCCTTGCAAGTTTGGAAAATTTTTTCTCTGTAAATGCAAATGAAGCTTTTTGCGCAGCAAAAGCAGCTCAATCTACCTTTGCAGACAGACTAAGACAAAGGCTAAAAGGTTCTGGTATTCGAATAATCTCTATTTATCCACCAAATTTTGATAATACCTCTCCTCTTAATGAAGAAGAATGGAAAGAAAAAAGAAATCATACAGATCTTCGTTATTTAAGCGCAAGAAATATATTTGAGTGCCTAGAATTTGCTTTATTACAAGATAGAATATGTTCTCTTGATAAAATAATATTAAGCAATAACAATACTTCATCTACAAATACTTAA